Proteins from a single region of Desulfobacterales bacterium:
- the glgP gene encoding alpha-glucan family phosphorylase codes for MSYLQTFQVFPMIPEPLLFLEKLSRNLWWCWQPDAIELFRRIDPKGWENAKQNPIVFSTFLSQRRLEELSRDNSFLAHQERVKVRFEQQVLADHTRHTDIFEQRGAIAYFSMEFGVHESLPLFAGGLGVLAGDHLKSSSDLNLPMVGVGLLYRQGYFQQYLSPDAWQQEAYPDSDLFQLPIKRVKDSNRNSLRISITGPEGPIHFAVWVARIGRVPLFLLDTNLIENTQEARDITARLYGGDFRVRLAQEMVLGIGGMRALYTLGIDPIVTHMNEGHSAFANLERLSQTMVRKNLDFKTALQIIPRATVFTTHTPVSAGHDEFPPSLVRPYIAPLAKQLKVTTDEILAMGQHAGSGLDAPFSMFILGLRMSQYCNGVSKLHGSVARKMWSHVWPGHPEDEVPISHVTNGIHAATWISPENADLFEQYLGSDWSLKADQPDITNRIDEIYNEELWRAHEVGRTRLIRTCRKMMARQYSKRNASKAEIESAESVLDQGVLTIGFARRFATYKRAHLLLQDPDRLRALLNSEIHPIQIIFAGKAHPKDNEGKMVIQQLIQFVRNEGLRHRVIFLEDYDMQLARYLVQGADVWLNTPRRPLEACGTSGMKAALNGVLNVSILDGWWCEGYSAGNGWRIGNGEDYNDHIYQDAVESQALYNVLENNVIPCFYDRKEGDAPERWLTMMKASMKMALSEFSGQRMVSEYESRFYLPAAKRYRDLFLNDCESAKAQLQLHERFLLLWKDIRIKTPQQESEGPFRVGNEFRVTAHVQLGAIKPEEVDVEVYYGLFKTIDSLALGQIMKMQPEQDLGDGAYRYVCNITFRRSGRFGFTARVRPRADGWIKNTPGFITWAD; via the coding sequence ATGAGCTATTTGCAAACCTTTCAGGTTTTTCCCATGATTCCGGAGCCGTTGCTCTTTCTTGAAAAATTGTCTAGAAATCTGTGGTGGTGCTGGCAGCCGGACGCCATCGAACTTTTTAGACGCATTGATCCCAAAGGGTGGGAAAACGCGAAGCAAAACCCCATCGTTTTTTCGACTTTCCTCAGCCAGCGTCGACTCGAGGAATTATCCCGGGACAACAGTTTTCTCGCCCACCAGGAACGCGTCAAGGTTCGGTTTGAGCAGCAAGTGCTCGCCGACCATACACGCCATACGGATATCTTTGAACAACGCGGCGCTATTGCTTATTTTTCGATGGAATTCGGTGTTCATGAAAGCCTGCCGCTTTTTGCCGGGGGACTCGGTGTGTTGGCCGGCGACCACCTTAAATCCTCGTCCGACCTGAATCTGCCGATGGTCGGTGTGGGATTGCTCTACCGACAGGGTTATTTTCAGCAATATTTGAGCCCGGATGCCTGGCAACAGGAAGCCTACCCGGATTCGGACTTGTTTCAACTTCCCATAAAACGCGTGAAAGACTCGAATCGCAACTCCCTGCGCATCAGTATCACCGGACCCGAAGGCCCGATCCATTTTGCGGTCTGGGTTGCCCGAATCGGCAGGGTACCGCTTTTCCTTCTAGATACCAACCTCATTGAAAACACTCAGGAGGCCCGTGATATCACGGCACGGCTGTATGGTGGAGATTTCAGAGTGCGGCTGGCTCAGGAAATGGTGTTGGGTATCGGCGGTATGCGCGCGTTATACACCTTGGGCATTGACCCGATCGTCACCCACATGAACGAGGGACATTCCGCTTTTGCAAACTTGGAACGCCTCTCGCAAACCATGGTTCGTAAAAATCTGGACTTTAAAACCGCGCTTCAAATTATTCCCCGAGCCACCGTCTTCACCACGCATACGCCGGTCTCAGCCGGGCATGACGAGTTTCCACCCTCTCTCGTTCGGCCGTATATAGCGCCTCTCGCAAAACAGCTCAAAGTAACCACGGACGAAATTTTAGCCATGGGGCAACATGCCGGTTCCGGCCTTGATGCGCCCTTTTCCATGTTTATTTTAGGACTTAGAATGTCTCAGTACTGCAACGGGGTCAGCAAGCTGCATGGCAGCGTCGCCCGCAAAATGTGGTCGCATGTCTGGCCCGGGCACCCCGAAGATGAAGTGCCGATTTCCCACGTCACCAACGGGATTCATGCCGCCACGTGGATATCTCCGGAAAATGCCGATCTTTTTGAGCAATACCTGGGATCTGACTGGAGTTTGAAAGCCGATCAGCCGGATATCACCAATCGCATCGATGAAATATATAATGAAGAATTGTGGCGCGCCCATGAAGTGGGTCGCACCCGTCTGATTCGAACCTGTCGAAAAATGATGGCTCGACAATATAGCAAACGGAACGCTTCAAAGGCTGAAATTGAGAGCGCAGAATCGGTTCTTGACCAAGGCGTGCTGACAATCGGTTTTGCCCGCAGGTTCGCCACCTATAAACGAGCCCACCTGCTTCTGCAGGATCCCGACCGGCTTCGGGCATTACTCAACTCTGAAATTCATCCGATTCAGATTATTTTTGCGGGAAAAGCGCACCCCAAGGACAATGAAGGAAAGATGGTGATTCAGCAACTCATTCAGTTCGTTCGAAACGAAGGGCTGCGGCATCGCGTGATTTTTCTTGAAGACTACGACATGCAACTTGCCCGCTATCTTGTTCAGGGCGCCGATGTCTGGCTTAATACCCCCAGGCGGCCGTTGGAAGCCTGCGGCACCTCCGGCATGAAGGCCGCCTTAAACGGTGTTTTGAACGTCAGCATTCTGGATGGGTGGTGGTGTGAGGGGTATTCCGCTGGAAATGGATGGCGAATCGGAAATGGGGAAGATTATAATGATCACATTTACCAGGATGCCGTCGAGAGCCAGGCGCTTTACAATGTGTTAGAAAACAATGTGATTCCTTGTTTTTATGACCGAAAAGAAGGAGATGCGCCGGAACGCTGGCTAACAATGATGAAGGCGAGCATGAAAATGGCGCTTTCCGAGTTTTCCGGGCAGCGCATGGTTTCCGAATACGAATCCCGGTTCTATCTTCCGGCAGCCAAGCGCTATCGGGATCTATTTCTAAACGATTGCGAATCGGCCAAGGCACAACTTCAACTTCACGAACGGTTTCTTCTATTATGGAAGGATATTCGCATCAAAACACCGCAACAGGAGTCCGAGGGGCCGTTTCGTGTCGGGAACGAATTTAGAGTAACCGCCCACGTTCAACTAGGAGCCATTAAGCCCGAAGAAGTCGATGTGGAAGTCTACTACGGCCTGTTTAAGACGAT